GACGCCATGGTCGCACGGACGCGAGCAAGCGCGTCGACATGGGAGGGCACCCAAGGCACGTTGGGGTGCTTCATCCTCCGCCTGCAGCTCGTCCAAGCCTTCAATCGTGCCAAACGCTGCTCCTCGTCGTCATCCACTTGTACCCAGAGCCACTTGCCGTCGGTCTCCAGACGCCGGACTTCCTATTGCCGACGCCAGTCCTATCCAACCGGAGCTTGCTTATTGGGTGGTTAGGCGTCATCCGCCTCGTGGACTAGGCTGCCttggcctttttcaatttccaCGTTGGGCCGGACCAGCTGAGCCACGATGTATCGTGTGCTTTTCCTTGCAGCAGGACGTCTTCCTTCTCCATATGGCATCGTGGGCACCTTCAAGCTGGGCTGCACATTACTTCAGGCAGCAAGGCTCCATCTGTCGCCTTCAGAATCTCATGTTtcccagctcgaggacgagttGTCTTCGAGGGGTGGAGAAGTGTTATGGCAAGTGGGCCGGCCACCTGGCCCAGGCCCATGAGTACTGTAGCACGTGAACAGTACACACAGTTAGGGTTATCTATTATTTGGATTAGATCTGTTAGCAAGCGCCTTATGTCTATAAAAGGCTGCCATGAGTCCTAGGGTTAGGTAAGCAGAAAATAGATCAAAGAAGCAACTCAGAGCCTCCAAAGGGAGGGTGAGTTAGCCGATCTATCCTGCTATTCTAGTATCGATAATCAGTCCACATCAACTTAATTGATTAAGCAATTTTGTTAAATATTTTAATGTTCAGTATCTACCCGGGCCTGGCTATTCCAACCCTAGCCCAGGCAAGGTCATCCAAACTGATGCGAGCGTCAGCAGATTCCGGCAACATTGGCCTTTCGGCCTGCTCCGGGCATATGCACATCACCATATCTATGGATTCATGATTATTTTGTCTAATTGGGTCCTGCGGCTAATCTCTCTGAAATCTGTATCCCACCCCACACTCCGCAGTTGTCAGCACATTTGCGCAGGGGTGTGAAGGAAGGCATCACAGGCATGGCAAGCCGTAGCTGCAGGGTGGGACTGTGCCGCTGTTGCCCTTGTTGCATGGCAAACTCTCACGTGAATTTTTCCTTAGTGCTACTGTCCATTGCAACTTGTGAAGATGAGGAATCATCTGGTCTTTCATAAAAAGGCATGCTAAATGATGTGTAGTGGTACTTCCAATCAACATTTAGTGATACAAAGTTTCACATGTAAAATAATATGATTTGCATACGGAGATCTGCTAGGTACCATCACAATAAGCTACATTATCTCTAGGTGCTTTGAATGTTCTGGACTCAAACTTTTTAACACAATTTTAGTTCATAGGACTCTAACATGTAAACGTGTATAAGAAATGGGCACTGCTAGCATACATCGTTACACTGAACGGTATCCCAGGAAGGCAGGAAACATTGCATTTGTGTCATTATTGTTACATTTATATGTCCCATTGTATAAGggggttttgtgcatatttGCTAATACCTGTACATGTATATATTTGGGCCTAGAGCCCTCATATTGAATACAAGTGCTATTCATTGTTACGGTTGGAGAAGGAAGAGTATGAGTGAACTCTGTGTGTGTATTAAGAGAGGCCCTTTGGGCAATATATAGAATACATAGGAGacacaccccaaaccctagaatagAGGAAAAGACTATACTACCCTTGACTATTATACTCTTAACACCCCCTCTCAAATGCAACGTGAATGCAATGACGTTGCATTTGGAGAGTTGATACTAAGCACTAAactcaacaaaaagaaaaagatacatccaaagtccaaaATCAAAGATGTCGTCGAAGCGTGCAACTCTTGAACATGTCGATGTAGAAAAGGATCTCCTCCACAAGAGGGTGTCGCCTTCACAACCGTACTTCAGCGAATAGCTCGAATCTTCACAAACTAGTACATCAACTCCTCAAACACGAGCTTTGCTTTGGAGACTTTGAACTTGACAAGATTAGTGATGTGTCAAACCAGCCAAACTGAGAAGGCAAAGAGATCACTGCTGCAAGACGGCAAGCAGGAGGATGACATGATGATGACGACAAATAAACGGCCATTGATCATGATGTGGAGCAAAACGGCTCCAAAAGGGACCAAGAGGGCAAAGGTCGCACCAACAACGATGATGTGATTAGCTAAATCGACGGGACTCAGCTAACCATAAAATAAAAAGAAGATATTGGCTGACTGACAATGAAATTGTGGACATGCACGGCTTTGACGAACTGAATGAATGTATGTGGACTTGGATCGACACTGACTTGGATGAATACAGCAGCAATTGTAGCAATATGGCAGCAGCAGGACAAAATCTGATGATGGATGCAAGCAGACAGACAAGCAACAAGCAAAATGGGACTATGGATGGACTTATACGAAGCAGCAGCAAGCAATACACAAAAGCAGATAATGGATAGGAGCAGCCTAGCAGCAGATAGCAGGGACTAGAAGCAAATGAAAGCAACGGCAGATGCCGTGCAAGTGCAGGCCCAAAACAGCATCACCTTGGCCCAAATATGGGAGCCCCAAATGCAGCACCACGAGCTGCAGAAGTGCAGAACAGAACACGCAGCAGGGCGACGGCCTCTGCTGCCTCAATCCCAGCGGGCAGGAGAGCAACGACGACACGACGAGGACAGGCGGACGGACGACGGGGAGTCAGTGAAGGTGGCGACGACGGGCAGCAACTGCAGCACCCCCCCTTCCCGCGGCGCAGACGGCGGACGCGCGCGCGGACGGGAGGCGGACAGCGGCGCTGGACGGCCTCCGCGACGGGCGGAGGGGCAGGGACGGACGCCGGGACGGGCGGGGACGGCCGGATCCGCGACGACGGCAGCTGGACAGGTGGCCGGCGGCTCCGCAACGGGCGGATCTGCGACGGCAGAGGCCTCTGCGACGGGCGGACGGCTGGCTCCGCGGCCGGCGGAGATGAGGACGACGGCGCGGATGAGCGCAGACGGGGAGGACGGCGGGGAGAAGCCACGACGGCGACCAGTGGACGGAGGAGGACCGCGATGGCCAGGACGGGGGCGccggaaaggaaaaaaaaaaggtattGCTGCTCTCTACTGCTGCGACTCGATCTACGGGTTTGGGGCTAATGGAGATCTCGTCCCCGGGAGGGAAGATCGATCCTCCCGGGGACGGTACAGCGGAGATGAATGAGGGTGGCGAACCGGATCGAAACCTAAAGCTCTGATTCCATGTTACGATTGGAGAAGGAATAGTATGAGTGAACTCTGTGTGTGTATTAAGAGAGGCCCTTTGGGCAATATATAGAATACATAGGAGACACACCCCAAACTCTAGAATAGAGGAAAAGACTATACTACCCTTGACTATTATACTCTAACATTCATAACAATTATTAGTTACTATAGCTGAAACTCCCAGGAGGTCACACGCTAACTGATGATGGCATTCTTTTACTCTATTTAAGGGTCAATTTGGGTTAGCTTCGTGGAAATGCTCTGAAGAATCATTTGCACATCAAGTGAAGATCAGAGATCCTCTTAAAATGGGGTGCGCTTTTTTCTCTTGCCCACATTTTTTATCATCCCAGAATATTTAGACTACCGTTTTCTTATCTAAGTAGTCCAAATGTTGCTAATGTCTTCCAGCTTTCCTAATTTATGGGCATTGCGACTTGCACGCCAGCTACTGGTGTGGCATCCTGTAAGTTTCTTGAAACCCACTCTGTGCAATTCTTTTAAACAGATTTGCGATTAGAAAGATAATGGTAGCTACATAGGAGACTAGTGGCTTCTTGACATGGTGCTCAGTCTAAGTTATTATTTTGTTACCTTTTCCTTGATGTGATCTTTTTCCATCAACACCTATATTTTTGCAGGAGGACCGCCTCAGTGTCGATGAAGCACTAAATCATCCTTATTTCCTGGAACCACCAGAATGCTGAGGCGATGAAAATAACTAACCAGCCAGTGAATCCCTAACACAGGTGGGATCATCCATTCGGTGCGTCTGATCAGCAAAATATGTGAAATATTTGTAGATATCAGCCTGATTGTGCCATCTGGCGTTGTAAAACTTTGATATGAAACAGAGCATAGGAGCATATGTGAAAACACGTGTATAACCAGCAACGTAGATAGATGTAGTCATATAGAGTTGCAAAGGAAGAGAAGCGGTTGTGTGAGTAGCTGctagagtaccaaccaaaaatGCCCTTTGGTAATTGAGGCCAGATATAAGATCAGTTGAATCTAGTGATGCTACAAATAGTATTATGATGCTACTCGATCTCATCTGCTGAATTCAAAGTGAAAAAAGGGTTCTTTGCTGGGTCACAGCTTATATATTGCATTAGAACCAAAAAAATGATTGTATTTTTTGAAACCTGAGAAACATGTGAGACAATGAAAGCCAGTTCAGCCTTGCCAGCAATCAATGGCAACGGAAGCAGGTCAAGTTCTGAGAGTCCATCCTAGGACCTAGGATCACACCCTCATTGCAGACAACACGAGCCCATCCAATTAAAGTTGATCGATCTTCTCCCACTGCTGACAGGCTCTATCGTCAGCAACCGAGCTATTCATCATGCAGTGGGTTCCGTCGGGAAATGATTGATGGCGAACACTGCAAGAAATGCAGCGGCACTGAAGGGAATTAGGTTCACCTTCAGCTGGTCAGGCTGAAGCAGCAAGAGGAGATTCAGGCAGATGAGTTCTGCTCAGCGTCCTCGTTCAGTCATAGCTGTGACTAGGCTCCAAGGGGTCAGCCGGAATCTGCATATACAGTATGAATCCTATACGTTCAGACCATGAACTGCTTCCTGGTTCCTAATCTGGGAACAACAGCCTGCAAGTGCACTACAACATATCTCAGTTTCATGACCGGTTAAACACATTCATGACATCTTCAGAACTGCTGCTGATGCAGAAAATAATCTGTTTGGGACATCGTGAGTCTTTTAGATTTTGGGGGAGAATCCTTAACGGTGAATGCTGCTTTCAGAAGAAGGTAATGACATTAGAGTATTGACATGGGAAACAGTTCCAGACACTATGAGCTACCTTAGGGTACAAATTTTGACAGCATAATCTCCTTAGGCGAAAAGTTGAGGAAAAAAACAAAGATAAATGTTTCATAATATGTACATGAAACTTCTGAAGTTTATCTATCCGTGTCTATCTGAATACTCATTCAGGCACTAGCATTCTGACGCTCACTCTGTCGCAACTCACAACAGTACATGAGCTAAAACCAGCCATGTTATTGTACAACCTTGATGACCTCCTCAGCACAACAAAAATTAGAGATGGACGTGAGCTAGATAAGTAGCCAACTACTCATAAACTGACATGTCTCTGAATATCTACTACAACTATAGTGCTAACCCTTCAGACTTCCTTTCCGGGGCGGCGGCTGCCTCTTCACTGACCGGAGCTGTACCGAGTTCTCAAAGCAGTGGTAGAACCCAAAGTGCGGAAATCGCTCGTACCATGTCTCCTGAGGGACGTGTGTGTCCCAGTGCtccccgctgctgctgcgcccGTACTTATGCACCCACCCAGACCCATTGTGCTGCTCACCCCAGGTGCGGTTCCACCGGTCCCCATACTTGCCCGCCCACCACGTCTCCCCCTGCTTGATTCCATGGCCATTCGGATCAAAGTGCTCATCCCACTTGTCGCCCCACTTGGACCACCCATCGCCCTCTGACCGCTCAGCCCACTTGTCAGTGTACTTAGTGCTTCCACCGCTGCCGTCGTATGTCTCGCCCCACCTGTAGTGCAGAGGACGTTGGTGGATATTTACTTGAGCATGCATCTCATAGCATGAACATGATGCACAAAACACTGAAATCTGTTGTTCCTGAGTAGTATTAATCATGATAAGAGTGAAAGCTCTTTACCTTTCATGCCAAACATGAGCATGCCCAACATCCAGTGGTGTATTTGGATCCAAGCTGCACCATTTATCGGCCCATTTTTCAGCTTTACCAGTTGAATCATAAtgctcaaaccattgctcttgCCACTGCTCCCCTTTCCCATTCTGTCCCCACTTATCTGCAGTCTTCTCCATATGCATAACCCCACAGGTGTAATCCTGCAACAGGTCAAAATAAAATACTCAATCATGTTTTGGGAACATATTTACTCACTACAGTTTACTTATAGTAATCCAGGGACAGTTGCAGAGGTACATATGTGGATATCTCAAGCCAGGTAATCCTAACAGGCATTAATTGACATACTGCAAATActttataaaataaaatgaagaTTTTGCATAAAGTGAACAGATAGTCTACCAGAATATGACAGCAATTTACCTGCCACATTGACTCCTTCCAGTATTCCCGCCAAACATTGCCTTCAGCATCACGCCCCGACTTCTCAGAACCTAATTCTTTATGATCAAACCGGTCTGAAGCCTCCCAGTACTTGTCTTCCCATTCAACAGCACCGTCAGCGCTGACTCCTCTAATAACAGTCCACTTGCAAACTACACCATCAGGCCTTTGTTCTACACCTGTTTCCTTCCACCACATTGAACCATCAGGATGTATTCCATGGGTTGATTTATCAGCACTTTCACTAAGAGCTCTAGCTGCCTCAGCTGCATTTTTTGAGAACTGTTCTTCAAATGTCTCTTTTGTATCGGCAGCTAGATCAGCCTTGGAATCAACATTCTCAGGCTCAGCAAATGACTggaaaggaggaagagatcgATCTTCCTTCTTCTCAAAGAAGGCGATTTCAAAAGGGAGTGATAAATAGTCCGCTGACTTTTCCTTTTCCAACAGATCAGGCTGGCGGGAAACAGGATCCACTTTCTTGGATGGCTTCAAACTAGTACTGCTTTCGCTAGGTTTACTGCTATCTCGCACTGGTGGTAACCACGACCAGAAATCTGGACCTGGCGTACCAAGCTTGGAACTCTCCTGCTTGTAAGAAGATGAACCCCCAGATTCTAGCACTGAATGAAGAATAGATAGCTGATCTCAGAACAGAAGCTTACATTGTAAGGAGTTGGATATTATTGCAGTAAGTAAAATGTTCTTTAGGGCCAGTAAGTAAAATGTTATGGCTAAGGATATTGCATAACGAAAGATAACCTTCATGTTCAACAAACAGGACAATTTTATGCAACTTGCAACTAGAAATGGCTTGGAAGTGCACAAAACCTATGATGGGGATTTCCATGAAGCAGTATATCGGTagtataaatatttttaatccAAATCATCCTTCAGAGATAAGTAGATAATTATGGGCAAAGTTCTCATGCTGGATGTAGGAAAGATGGACTAACAATTTTGTTATATATATAGAGGACTAACAGGTGCTGTATTGGTTAGTTAGCAGTAAGCGCTACTTCTAGTTCATCTACTTGATACAGTAGCCACAAGTGATTCGAAAAAACAAGAAAATCATATTTAATACCAAAAATGTCTAAATTTCCTCAATTTTCTGAGCAGGAATACCAAGCAGTAATGTTCTGGTAAGTTAGAAGTATTTCTAGGCTGCTATATCTGCTTGCCAGTGCACTACAAATAATCTGAACTAATCAAAAACTTGGCTTTGCACTGACAAAAACATAGTTCATAAACAAAATTGTCTCagtgaaaataaaataaaataaaaagagtaTCCATGTTTCCTAAAAAGTTGCTTCATCTAGAGGTAACTGAAGTGTAAGCGCACGACTAAATTTGGCATGTATGGTGCAAAACAAAATACAGATTCATAGCATCTGCATGCTACTGATTCTAGCCCTACAATCAACAGGACATTCCAATTGCCACTAACAAATGCTGCAAGAATTTTTCATCCATTATATGCATAGCGACAATCATCAAGAACCTATGCACAGTGACCATTATCAAGATCCTCCGGTTTCAGTCATCCACCCATACGCATAACGACACCCAGCAACATCACTCAGTTTCAAAATTGGTTTCATTCGTACTGCTTACTAACAGGCAAACCTTATTCACTTATATGCATACTAACAATAATCAAGATTCTCTCATACACATACCGACACTCAGACCCTGTTTGGTTCCCAACATCATTtgatttcaaatttgacttcatTCATAACACTTACTAACAGACAATACTCCAAAGTTCCATTCATCTCTCTAGGTCCATCTACAAATGAACTAATATCCCTCAAGGTTCAGAAGCACGTGTGGAATCAATGGACAAAAAAGATCCCTCATTTTGCCTATTCCagttatcattttttttttcacctcAAACGATTTATACCATATATGCAGTCGACATTTATCCAATATATGCTGCCTAATAGAGCACCCTTATTAGCAACTCATGATTTCTTGCACTCTATACCACGCTGACATTAAAAAGGAAGCTCGTTTTACGCGTAATCAGAAACTAAAAAGGATCACGACGGGTAAAAGGAGTGATCTTTAAACCACCTCACGTGCACCCAGTGGAAACCAGTACCTTCCGCTGACTGCGAcaccggcgccgacgccggcgtccTGGAACCCCGATCCGATCCCTTTGCAACGCTGGCTCCAGCTGATCCCACCTTGGCCGTCTCCGCCCCCTGCGGTAGCGTCTggggcggggacggcggcggcggcggcggcggcgaggccggggcCGGAGCGGGAGGCGGCTCCTTGagcacggcgcgcgcggcggcgagcgcagcCGCGGCGCGGTCGATGACCTGGCGGCGCTGCACGCGGTCGCGCTCCTCCCGCGGCACCCGGAGCAGGTCCTCGAACCGCGCCGTCCGCCTCTCGACGACCTCGACCGGCGGggccccggccgcggccgcctccgcctcggcggGGGCGGGCGCCTGGAGCCTGCGCGCGAGCTCCGCCGACCGCCGctcccgctccaccgccttccGCCACATGTCCAGGTAcgagcccccgccgccggccccgccggcggaggcgggcgaggcggcggccgcgcgtaAGCGGgcattgcggcggcggccgaggagcAGGGAGAGgcgcggggccgcggccggggacaCGGATGCGGCATGGGATGCCGCCATGGCCTCGGGCTCCGGCACCGAGTCGTCGAGGAGTGTGCCGGCGGGCGGTGGGGAGGAgtgaggaggaggccgaggagcagAAGAGTGTGGAGGGGAAGAAAAGGGAGCGGGGCGTGGGCCCGGTCGCTGCTGACGTGGAGCTGAGCAAGTGGAGGAGGCTGTGGTGCGTGTCGCGGCGTCCCACGTGTCACCACATCCCGGGGAAGGGAGCTCTGGACCACTGGAATTGCCCAGATGGGCCGGGCTGCCTGGTTCTTGATGACCTTTTCTGCTTTTCACAtccgggctgtgtttagttaccACGAAATATACTGTAGCGCGGGGTGAAAAATACTCTAGCGCATAGCacgtttcgtttgtttgtggtagatattgtcctactatgacctaactagactcaaaagattcgtctcgcaacgtacatcaaaactatgcaattagtttttttatttacctacttttagtactccatacatgggtcatttgctacatttaatgtttcgatgtgatggagatgtgatggagatgtgatgtttttgtggGAATTTTtgagggaactaaacagggccccgGTTCTTCTTGAAACTGACCTCTGCCTTCCTGTCTTCTACTAATCCGGGAGTAGGATTAGGTTTCCCATACTCATTTATTTCTCCATATTATATCTCCTATATAGAGCATTtcacatgaaaacaaaaaacaaaaaatcagGTCGAAACGGAGGGGAAAATCACATACAACATACTAACTGGGACCGGCTCGGCAGCTCCTGCAAGGACATGGTCCTGCTGCTTGAGAAGAGTTTGGTCAGCGACATTGTGGTTGAATCTTCGAGCGAAAAGTTCATCTCATCAATTTTATACGGATATAAGTTCCAGCCCTGAATATTTCATGTTTCTCAGCAATGCTTGACCACATGATTCAGCAGTCGAGAGTTGGGATCACAACCAGCATTCTCCATCGACGAAAACTATCCACTCTATTTATTTGcatccagccaacagtatttttttctcacaccaaaccagcactAGCCAgtcagccagcagtatttttctctcacaacaaatcaacaccagccaccGGCCACAACCAGCCGAACACAGCCGATCATCTACCTCTTCCTGCAaccgttctttttttttctagcatCACTAGACTAGACCGTAATCCTCGACAGAAGGCATCTGCTTTTTTTTTAGGCAAACTACGGTGGGCAAGATGACAGCCTGAACATTGCATTAATGCGTGATTGTTGCATATAAGAGTGGTGATGAAGCggggaagaaagaaagagaagccACCGGTGCTCGCCCACCGGAGCAGAGCAGCGGCATCAGACTAtccgcactcgtcatactcCAAATCCACTCTCTAAAAGAGAATAATCTGTCctagtcatcgagattctctacTCTATATTCAGTTTATCCGCATTCATCCACTCTCTATATCTACTCTCTATACCAACAACCACGTCATGGGACCCACACgtcagttttttttcttttctttactcCCCCGGCGCCCTCCCTCCCCTATCTCTCTCTCGCCGGCTCTCCTGCTCATCCCCAGCGGCGGACCTGCCcgcgcggcgccccctcctccccgccgccggccctccccGTGGTGCGCCCTCCTCCCCGCCAGCAGCCCTCCCCaccagagcggcggcggtggccatggcATGGAGCTCCCTCCCCCCCTccctggcgagcggcggccatggcgtggagCTCCCTCCCCGTCCCTCGATTCGACGCTCCTCGGCTCGGCGAGGTGCGCGCGGCCCTCCTCCCCGACACCGGCGGCCGCGTCCACGACGGAACGGCCTGCGTGCGCCACGGTGGGGGACCGGCGAGTGGCGAGATCCaggccggcggccgtggcgcggcGGCACCGCGCCGGCCGGATCCGAGCGgggcctcgccgcgcccccTGCCCGCACGGGCTGGCCAGCCCGTGGAcgccggcgccagcggcggcgggggcggggggagCAGGGCGCACCCAGAGGCAACCCTCCATCCACGCCGGCGGacgctcggcgcggcggcgcgcacgctCCGCGGAGgctgccctccctccctccctcctcgacgcgctcctcctctggcgccccctcctccctccctcccctgcgccaGATCCGGCCGGAGCCTCCCTGCTTCGGGCGGTCGACCCGCGGTGGCCGCGGGCGGGCGGGACGGCGCCGCGGGGGCGCAGGGCCGCCTCGGCCACGCAGCGAAGCCCCTGCCCCGGCGCTCGCGCTGGCCGTGGCGAGCAGGGCCGGGCCAGCGGCGACAGGGAGCTTCGCCATGGCCGCAGATCCGCGCCAGGCGCGGACCTTgagcgtcgcggcggcggcggagctctccTCTCACCTCcctccttctccgccgtggATCTGGCCGGCCCAACGGCTCGCACGAGCTCCATGGCGGTGGCCTCCTCGAGCTGCGGCGCGAGGCAGGGCGGAGCGGGGCGGAGGCGCGCAGCTGCCGGCGGTTGGAGACGACGCGGGAAGGACGACGGGCCCCACCTCCGTCAGGATACCGAGTCGCGCCGTACCGCGCTGTATGTGCCGCGCGAGAGCTCGCTCTGGATGATACAGATGGTCTTACAGAGTGCCGATGCGGGACATTTTCTCTGTAAAGTTGTACTGGAGTGGGGGATACAGAGCGGATGGAGAGCCCACTGCGGAGAGCCTCAAGGGGTTTGGCCCAGCCGCCCAAGTGGCCCAATTCTAAAGACTAGAGGTAAACCGAGAGATGTTCCAACCTAAAGACAAACGAATTCCTTCCCGATATTCCAGGTGATCGCCGCAAGGAGGGTCGAGACGGCCCGTGGAGAAGGCCCCTTCCTCCAGGAG
This genomic interval from Panicum virgatum strain AP13 chromosome 8K, P.virgatum_v5, whole genome shotgun sequence contains the following:
- the LOC120644770 gene encoding protein RNA-directed DNA methylation 3-like — its product is MAASHAASVSPAAAPRLSLLLGRRRNARLRAAAASPASAGGAGGGGSYLDMWRKAVERERRSAELARRLQAPAPAEAEAAAAGAPPVEVVERRTARFEDLLRVPREERDRVQRRQVIDRAAAALAAARAVLKEPPPAPAPASPPPPPPPSPPQTLPQGAETAKVGSAGASVAKGSDRGSRTPASAPVSQSAEVLESGGSSSYKQESSKLGTPGPDFWSWLPPVRDSSKPSESSTSLKPSKKVDPVSRQPDLLEKEKSADYLSLPFEIAFFEKKEDRSLPPFQSFAEPENVDSKADLAADTKETFEEQFSKNAAEAARALSESADKSTHGIHPDGSMWWKETGVEQRPDGVVCKWTVIRGVSADGAVEWEDKYWEASDRFDHKELGSEKSGRDAEGNVWREYWKESMWQDYTCGVMHMEKTADKWGQNGKGEQWQEQWFEHYDSTGKAEKWADKWCSLDPNTPLDVGHAHVWHERWGETYDGSGGSTKYTDKWAERSEGDGWSKWGDKWDEHFDPNGHGIKQGETWWAGKYGDRWNRTWGEQHNGSGWVHKYGRSSSGEHWDTHVPQETWYERFPHFGFYHCFENSVQLRSVKRQPPPRKGSLKG